In Kryptolebias marmoratus isolate JLee-2015 linkage group LG20, ASM164957v2, whole genome shotgun sequence, a genomic segment contains:
- the LOC108238614 gene encoding mitochondrial ubiquitin ligase activator of nfkb 1-A, which translates to MGDSSINPLVLIGVGSSFAFSGLFYQLYQEKKKELKKLKEIPVFKPDQHFVKVLNSTPHKRIQYVAVEGVVQADVEPLASQFVPRCFGVIQKIAMEEQWKYFNYVTKTWNSRTVNKKETNNSVPFSLVSPGSYMPDVYVRVQSPLEASGCFLERVHFKVRRAEEGVVDVVLQGLSGEKPVAMVQSEEMLRVGSSLTGFGEVVLEGGQVVRLQAPQDGRKYILVPSDYRSFMDRHEASASMWKKLTAVTGITGASLLAGLVYNVIGKQDDKSK; encoded by the exons ATGGGCGACTCTTCTATAAACCCTCTGGTTCTGATCGGTGTCGGGTCCAGCTTTGCCTTCTCTGGTCTGTTTTATCAGCTGTaccaggaaaagaaaaaggagttgAAAAAGCTGAAG GAAATACCCGTTTTCAAACCAGATCAGCATTTTGTTAAAGTACTGAACTCAACTCCCCACAAGCGGATCCAGTATGTTGCTGTTGAAG GTGTGGTTCAGGCTGATGTTGAGCCTCTGGCCAGTCAGTTTGTTCCTCGATGCTTTGGTGTAATTCAGAAGATTGCCATGGAGGAGCAGTGGAAATACTTTAACTATGTCACCAAGACTTG GAACTCTCGAACAGTAAACAAGAAAGAAACCAACAACTCTGTGCCCTTCAGTCTGGTCAGCCCTGGATCCTACATGCCCGATGTTTATGTGAGAGTCCAAAGCCCCCTGGAGGCCTCGGGGTGCTTCCTGGAGAGGGTTCATTTCAAAGTGAGACGAGCCGAGGAGGGCGTGGTGGATGTCGTGTTGCAGGGTCTGAGCGGTGAGAAACCTGTTGCGATGGTGCAGAGCGAGGAGATGCTGCGGGTGGGGAGCAGCCTGACGGGGTTTGGGGAGGTGGTGCTGGAGGGAGGCCAGGTCGTGAGGCTGCAGGCCCCGCAGGACGGCCGCAAGTACATCCTGGTGCCCAGCGACTACAGGAGCTTCATGGACAGACACGAAGCTTCAGCcagcatgtggaagaagctgaCTGCTGTAACTGGGATCACCGGAGCCTCTCTTCTCGCCGGACTCGTCTACAACGTTATCGGAAAGCAGGACGACAAGTCGAAGTAG
- the LOC108238600 gene encoding crystallin J1A-like, with protein MASAVANRALGAIVGSAVADAAAQPLHWVYDLQKLKGILAQDPNPEFRSESANPFYRRQTGQQSCYGDQAYVLLESLSECGGLNVDDLKQHTLQYFGPGSEYDTPINDPYRDRGGPRPQLPIDGPWRHASLKSFLKNVDAGKEETGCETDCQIDGIAKLAPIVAFYAGQPDMLEKVELAVRVTQNNDECVAETLAAARFLEHFILNGPDPKVLDVVVSQIRDPNRKQPQDLDRAVIGHIYQVKENLSKTPQEVIPTVFPNTUGLPGAFQAALHGVLTGEHFEAAIRDTMSCGGCTCSRASFIGACLGAQIGLEGIPASWMSRTQRHNSVLEHAKKITERRP; from the exons CGCAGCCCCTTCACTGGGTGTACGATCTTCAGAAGCTGaagggcattttggctcaggaTCCAAACCCTGAATTTCGCTCCGAATCTGCCAACCCGTTCTACAGGAGGCAGACGGGCCAGCAGAGCTGCTACGGAGACCAGGCGTACGTCCTGCTGGAGTCGCTGTCAGAATGTGGAG GTCTAAATGTTGACGACCTGAAGCAGCATACGCTTCAATACTTTGGACCAGGATCAGAGTACGACACGCCCATCAATGATCCTTACCGAGACAGAGGAG GGCCAAGACCTCAGCTGCCTATTGACGGACCATGGAGACACGCAAGTTTGAAGAGTTTCCTAAAGAATGTTGATGCTGGAAAGGAGGAGACAG GCTGTGAGACCGACTGTCAGATTGATGGAATAGCCAAACTGGCTCCTATAGTGGCTTTTTATGCAGGGCAGCCTGACATGCTGGAAAAGGTCGAACTGGCCGTTCGAGTCACCCAAAACAACGATGAATGTGTGGCAGAAACTCTGGCGGCAGCAAG GTTTCTGGAACACTTCATTCTGAATGGTCCAGATCCAAAGGTTTTGGACGTGGTTGTGTCTCAGATCAGAGacccaaacaggaagcagccTCAGGATCTGGACAGAGCAGTCATTG GGCACATTTATCAGGTGAAGGAGAACTTATCGAAGACTCCTCAGGAAGTAATCCCCACCGTGTTTCCAAACACATGAG GTTTGCCAGGTGCGTTCCAGGCAGCGCTGCATGGAGTCCTGACAGGCGAGCATTTCGAGGCGGCCATCAGAGACACCATGAGCTGTGGGGGATGCACCTGCAGCAGAGCGTCCTTCATTGGAGCGTGTCTTGGAGCGCAG ATTGGGCTGGAGGGAATTCCAGCATCTTGGATGAGCAGAACCCAGCGGCACAACTCGGTGCTGGAACATGCCAAGAAGATTACCGAACGCCGCCCATAA
- the eif2b5 gene encoding translation initiation factor eIF-2B subunit epsilon, with protein sequence MAAKVGKQSRAGSGLSSRKGAGEQEEEEQPLQAILVADSFNRRFFPVTKDQPRALLPLGNAAMIDYTLEFLTSTGVQETFVFCCWMASKIKAHLLNSKWCRPSSPNTVHIITSDLYRSLGDVLRDVDAKSLVRSDFVLVYGDVVSNVDISQAVQEHRHRRKVEKNISVMTMIFKESSPGHRSRCEEDDIVVAVDSKSHQILHYQKAQGQKKLQFPMNIFHNGSDEFEIRHDLLDCHISICSPQVAELFTDNFDYQTRDDFVRGLLVNEEILGNQIHMHATKDGYGVRVSNLLMYDSVSSDFVRRWFYPLTPESNFTDQEGRSCTYSRHNVYRGSGVSLGHGSQMEENVLIGCDTSIGANCCISNSVIGDSCTIGDNVILDHAYIWNNVHIASNVTIRQSVVCDKAEVKEGVTLNKQCVLAFNVVIGPNMSLPEGTVVSMHHPDEEEEEDVDEFLSDDAEVGQSKEKTKQKVFKPAEVGAEGKGYIWKASSLDEVEEEELSQCLWGLVLNPDPESDSEDSEPDGPDDPVIPSPEMDDVKVFQMEVLGTLQRGLEENIGCDNLVLEINSLKYAYNISLKEVMQILTRVVLEYPFQQQGANLSASQYVALLLPLLKRWAPVFKNYVKRAQDHLDCLSAFEEHFLEQESHWAAMVKVLMDMYQLEILEEETILRWFSQGATTDKSRQLRKNQGLQKFIQWLEEAEESSEEDGE encoded by the exons ATGGCTGCGAAAGTAGGAAAACAGAGCCGTGCAGGCTCCGGACTTTCAAGCAGAAAAGGTGCcggggagcaggaggaggaggagcagccgCTTCAGGCCATTTTAGTCGCTGACAGCTTCAACCGGAGGTTTTTCCCGGTGACTAAGGACCAGCCGCGG GCTTTGCTGCCGCTGGGAAACGCTGCCATGATTGATTACACTTTGGAGTTCCTCACTTCCACTGGGGTGCAAGAAACAtttgtcttctgctgctggatgGCCAGTAAAATCAAGGCACACTTGCT GAACTCGAAGTGGTGCCGACCCAGCTCTCCAAACACGGTCCACATCATCACCTCGGATCTGTACCGCTCTCTCGGAGATGTGCTCAGGGATGTGGACGCAAAATCCCTTGTGCGATCCGACTTTGTGCTGGTTTACGGAGATGTTGTATCAAATGTTGATATCAGTCAGGCAGTGCAGGAGCACAG GCATCGGCGAAAGGTGGAGAAGAACATCTCAGTGATGACCATGATCTTTAAGGAGTCATCACCAGGTCACAGGTCACGCTGTGAGGAAGATGACATTGTTGTAGCTGTGGACAGTAAAAGCCATCAGATTTTACACTACCAGAAGGCTCAAGGGCAGAAGAAGCTACAGTTTCCCATG AACATTTTTCACAATGGAAGTGATGAGTTTGAAATCAGGCACGACCTCCTAGACTGCCATATCAGTATCTGCTCACCACAG GTTGCTGAGCTCTTTACAGATAATTTTGACTACCAAACTAGGGATGACTTTGTCAGAGGACTATTAGTCAACGAAGAG ATCCTCGGCAATCAGATCCACATGCACGCCACGAAAGATGGCTACGGCGTCCGCGTATCCAACCTCCTCATGTACGATTCGGTGTCGTCGGACTTCGTGCGGCGATGGTTCTATCCCCTCACGCCCGAGTCCAACTTCACGGACCAGGAGGGGCGCAGCTGCACTTACTCTCGTCACAATGTGTACCGGGGGTCCGGAGTCAGCCTGGGACACGGCAGCCAGATGGAGGAGAACGTTCTGATCGGCTGTGACACCAGCATCGGCGCCAACTGCTGCATCTCTAACAGTGTCATTGGTGACAGCTGCACCATCG GTGACAATGTAATTCTGGACCATGCCTACATTTGGAATAATGTTCACATTGCCAGTAATGTGACGATCCGGCAGTCTGTGGTCTGTGACAAGGCTGAGGTCAAAGAGGGTGTGACCCTGAACAAACAGTGTGTCCTGGCATTTAAC GTGGTGATAGGACCGAACATGTCTCTACCAGAAGGAACTGTTGTGTCCATGCACCATCCtgacgaggaagaggaagaagacgTCGATGAGTTCCTCAGCGACGATGCTGAGGTTGGTCAGAGtaaagagaaaaccaaacagaaag TTTTTAAGCCAGCAGAGGTTGGAGCTGAAGGAAAAGGTTACATCTGGAAAGCCAGCAGTCTGGAcgaggtggaggaagaggagctgtcGCAGTGTCTCTGGG GTTTGGTGTTGAACCCGGATCCTGAGAGTGACAGTGAGGACAGTGAGCCCGATGGTCCTGATGATCCAGTGATCCCGTCCCCTGAGATGGATGATGTTAAGG TCTTCCAGATGGAGGTATTGGGGACTCTGCAGAGAGGTTTGGAGGAGAATATCGGCTGTGACAATCTTGTGCTCGAGATCAATTCTCTAAA GTATGCCTACAACATCAGCCTGAAGGAGGTGATGCAGATTTTAACTCGAGTGGTGCTGGAGTACCCTTTCCAGCAGCAGGGTGCAAATCTCAGCGCTTCACAATATGTTGCTCTGCTCCTGCCG TTGTTGAAGAGATGGGCTCCAGTTTTTAAGAACTATGTGAAGAGAGCCCAGGACCACCTGGACTGCCTGTCTGCCTTTGAGGAGCATTTTCTGGAGCAGGAGAGCCACTGGGCTGCGATGGTGAAG GTCTTGATGGACATGTACCAGCTGGAGATCCTGGAGGAGGAGACGATTCTGCGCTGGTTCTCTCAGGGAGCCACGACAGACAAAAGCAGGCAGCTTCGTAAGAACCAGGGG CTTCAGAAGTTCATCCAGTGGTTGGAAGAGGCTGAGGAGTCTTCAGAAGAGGACGGGGAATAA